One part of the Myxococcales bacterium genome encodes these proteins:
- a CDS encoding Gfo/Idh/MocA family oxidoreductase — MMSLGVALMGSGAISDIHVRAVAAVAGLELVSLWSRTPEAALRRAREAGCRAVHDEAEVFTDPQVELVTILTSSGSHARLALAALRAGKHVLIEKPMALSLADCETLIAEAKRCERVLSVVSQRRFEPQHLAAKRVLEAGALGKLLWVEAKCPYFRTQAYYDSASWRGTWAEDGGALMNQAIHAVDLLLWLAGPADSLVAETATQTHDMEAEDLALVLARLRSGAFASVMASTSICPGFPPTLAFHGEKGSLCLAGTRVTAWHVPGVEAPLPCEEESVRPDGAALPSARYHQAQYEDLREALRAGRPPLVTAEQGAAAVAFVEAAYESSRRGGRVHMPPRSDSDDVTGAA, encoded by the coding sequence ATGATGTCCCTTGGAGTGGCCCTCATGGGCAGTGGTGCGATCAGTGACATTCACGTGCGGGCCGTCGCGGCGGTGGCGGGCCTCGAGCTCGTCTCCTTGTGGTCGCGCACCCCCGAGGCCGCCCTGCGGCGCGCCCGGGAGGCCGGGTGTCGTGCCGTACACGATGAGGCCGAGGTGTTCACCGACCCGCAGGTTGAGCTCGTGACCATCCTCACGAGCAGCGGCTCGCATGCGCGCCTGGCGCTAGCGGCGTTGCGCGCCGGCAAACACGTGCTCATCGAAAAGCCCATGGCCCTGTCGCTTGCCGACTGTGAAACGCTCATTGCCGAGGCGAAGCGTTGCGAGCGCGTGCTGTCCGTGGTGTCGCAACGGCGCTTCGAGCCCCAGCACCTGGCCGCCAAGCGTGTGCTCGAGGCCGGTGCGCTCGGGAAGCTCTTGTGGGTCGAAGCCAAGTGTCCCTATTTTCGCACCCAGGCGTACTACGATTCGGCGTCCTGGCGGGGCACGTGGGCCGAGGACGGGGGCGCTTTGATGAACCAGGCCATCCACGCCGTAGACCTGCTCTTGTGGTTGGCGGGGCCGGCGGATTCGCTGGTGGCAGAGACCGCCACGCAGACCCACGACATGGAAGCCGAGGATCTCGCGCTCGTGCTCGCGCGGCTGCGCTCAGGCGCGTTCGCCTCCGTGATGGCCTCGACCAGTATCTGCCCGGGTTTTCCTCCCACGCTGGCCTTTCACGGTGAAAAAGGCAGTCTGTGCCTGGCGGGCACCCGCGTGACGGCCTGGCACGTGCCCGGCGTCGAAGCGCCTTTGCCCTGCGAGGAAGAGAGCGTGCGCCCCGACGGCGCGGCCCTGCCGAGCGCGCGCTACCACCAGGCGCAATACGAAGACCTGCGCGAAGCGCTGCGCGCGGGGCGCCCCCCCTTGGTGACGGCAGAGCAGGGCGCGGCGGCGGTGGCGTTCGTGGAGGCGGCCTACGAATCGAGCCGTCGAGGGGGGCGGGTGCATATGCCCCCTAGGTCGGATTCTGACGACGTGACTGGCGCTGCGTGA
- a CDS encoding NADP-dependent isocitrate dehydrogenase: MTKRSTIIYTKTDEAPALATDSFLPIVRAFSRQAGVSVETRDISLAGRILATFADQLPEGRRVPDHLAELGALAQTPEANIIKLPNISASVPQLKAALAELQRKGYPLPNYPDEPKTDAERDAKARYDRVKGSAVNPVLREGNSDRRAPRAVKEYARKNPHAMGAWQASSKTHVATMNAGDFFHNETSVTVAAATTVRIEHVGTDGKVTLLKDGIKLQAGEILDGTFMSKQALVAFLAREVDDARTSGVLFSLHLKATMMKVSDPIIFGQAVRVYFEDLWKKHGATFDRLGVDVNNGFGDLVAKLGQLPEAERQAIEADIEAIYAKGPPLAMVNSDKGITNLHVPSDVIVDASMPAMIRTSGQMWNAAGKPQDTKAVIPDSSYAGVYEAVIAFCKAHGALDPRTMGSVPNVGLMAQKAEEYGSHDKTFEIQAAGTVRVVDASGKELMAHAVSQGDIWRACQVKDAPVRDWVKLAVTRARLSSTPAVFWLDENRPHDAELIKKVKAYLLEHDTRGLEIQILSPVKACTLSLQRLKEGQDTISVTGNVLRDYLTDLFPILEVGTSAKMLSIVPLMNGGGLFETGAGGSAPKHVEQFLAEGHLRWDSLGEFLALAVSFEHLAEVEHHPGAAVLAKTLDAANTEYLMQNKAPGRKAGELDNRGSHFYVALYWAEALAAQTDDAALAARFAPVAQALRGQEAKIVAELAASAGKPQDIGGYYAPDEALSARAMRPSGTLNAIIDGL; this comes from the coding sequence ATGACGAAGCGATCCACCATCATCTACACGAAGACAGACGAAGCCCCGGCGCTGGCCACAGACTCCTTTCTGCCCATCGTGCGGGCCTTCTCCCGCCAGGCGGGGGTGAGCGTGGAGACCCGTGACATCTCGCTTGCGGGGCGCATCCTGGCGACGTTCGCGGACCAGCTGCCCGAGGGGCGGCGGGTGCCCGATCATCTGGCCGAGCTGGGGGCGCTGGCCCAGACCCCGGAAGCCAACATCATCAAGCTGCCGAACATCAGCGCCTCGGTGCCCCAACTCAAGGCCGCCCTCGCCGAGCTTCAGCGCAAGGGCTATCCGCTGCCGAATTACCCCGACGAGCCGAAGACCGACGCCGAGCGGGACGCAAAGGCCCGCTATGACCGGGTGAAGGGCAGCGCCGTCAACCCCGTGCTGCGTGAAGGCAACTCGGATCGCCGCGCGCCCCGGGCGGTCAAGGAATACGCGCGCAAGAACCCGCACGCCATGGGCGCCTGGCAGGCGAGCTCGAAGACGCACGTGGCCACGATGAACGCGGGCGACTTCTTCCACAACGAGACCTCCGTCACGGTGGCGGCCGCCACCACCGTGCGCATCGAGCACGTGGGCACCGACGGCAAGGTCACCTTGCTCAAGGACGGCATCAAGCTTCAAGCGGGCGAGATCCTCGATGGTACCTTCATGAGCAAGCAGGCCCTGGTGGCCTTCCTGGCCCGCGAGGTCGATGACGCTCGCACGTCCGGTGTGCTGTTTTCGCTTCACCTCAAGGCCACGATGATGAAGGTCTCCGATCCGATCATCTTCGGTCAGGCCGTGCGCGTGTACTTCGAGGACCTATGGAAAAAGCACGGTGCCACCTTCGACCGACTCGGAGTGGACGTGAACAATGGCTTTGGGGATCTGGTCGCGAAGCTGGGCCAACTGCCCGAGGCCGAACGTCAGGCGATTGAAGCGGACATCGAGGCCATCTATGCCAAGGGCCCGCCGCTGGCCATGGTGAACTCCGACAAGGGCATCACCAACCTTCACGTCCCGAGCGACGTCATCGTGGACGCATCCATGCCCGCGATGATTCGCACGTCGGGGCAGATGTGGAACGCAGCGGGCAAGCCCCAAGACACCAAGGCCGTGATTCCCGACAGCAGCTACGCAGGGGTCTATGAGGCCGTGATCGCCTTTTGTAAGGCGCACGGAGCCCTGGATCCGCGCACGATGGGCAGCGTGCCCAACGTGGGACTCATGGCTCAGAAGGCCGAGGAATACGGGTCTCACGACAAGACCTTCGAGATCCAGGCCGCCGGGACCGTGCGCGTGGTGGACGCCAGCGGCAAGGAGCTCATGGCCCACGCCGTGTCACAGGGTGACATCTGGCGCGCATGCCAGGTCAAGGACGCACCCGTGCGCGACTGGGTGAAGTTGGCGGTGACCCGTGCGCGGCTCTCGTCGACCCCCGCCGTCTTCTGGCTCGATGAGAACCGTCCGCACGACGCCGAGCTCATCAAGAAGGTGAAAGCCTACCTACTCGAGCACGACACGCGCGGGCTCGAGATCCAGATCCTGTCGCCGGTCAAGGCGTGCACCCTTTCGCTCCAGCGTCTCAAAGAAGGCCAAGACACCATCTCGGTCACCGGCAATGTCTTGCGCGACTACCTCACGGATCTTTTCCCGATCCTCGAGGTGGGCACCAGCGCCAAGATGTTGTCGATCGTGCCCCTGATGAACGGGGGGGGGCTGTTCGAGACGGGCGCGGGCGGCTCGGCTCCGAAGCACGTCGAACAGTTCCTCGCCGAGGGCCACCTGCGCTGGGATTCCCTGGGTGAGTTCCTGGCCCTGGCCGTGTCGTTCGAGCACCTCGCCGAGGTGGAACACCACCCGGGTGCGGCGGTGTTGGCCAAGACCTTGGATGCGGCGAACACCGAGTACCTCATGCAGAACAAGGCCCCTGGTCGCAAGGCGGGTGAGCTCGACAACCGGGGAAGCCACTTCTACGTGGCGCTCTACTGGGCCGAGGCCCTGGCCGCGCAAACGGACGACGCGGCCTTGGCGGCCAGGTTCGCCCCGGTCGCGCAGGCGCTGCGGGGTCAGGAAGCGAAGATCGTGGCCGAGCTGGCGGCCAGCGCGGGCAAGCCCCAGGACATTGGTGGCTACTACGCCCCGGACGAGGCTTTGTCGGCGCGCGCGATGCGTCCCAGCGGGACGTTGAACGCCATCATCGATGGCCTCTGA
- a CDS encoding putative zinc-binding peptidase: protein MRLFTCEACGQIAFFENTVCTRCGLAFVYDPERVRLRGLEAKGHELRRCSNFEAAGCNWGVDVTEAARDHTLCRSCRLTRTIPVLTDDAARLGWAKIERAKRRLLYTLFALRLPVSPLSEDPHGVAFEILLPQEGAPVTTGHAHGVVTLNVAEADDPFREQVRVDLNEPYRTLLGHLRHEIGHHYWERLVEPVPAALNAFRSLFGDERHPYDEALARHYEQGPPSDWNERHVSAYASMHPWEDWAETYAHYLHMVDTVDTARAYGMRLHPRPTGKAPATPGLAPAVPASDGFGALVNAWYPLTFALNSLNRSMGHPDWYPFILPPPALEKLRFVHQVLERRTFVT, encoded by the coding sequence ATGCGTCTATTCACCTGCGAGGCGTGTGGGCAGATTGCCTTCTTCGAGAACACGGTGTGCACCCGCTGCGGTCTCGCGTTCGTTTACGATCCAGAACGCGTGCGTTTGCGCGGCCTCGAGGCAAAGGGGCACGAGCTGCGGCGCTGCAGCAACTTCGAGGCAGCGGGATGCAATTGGGGCGTCGACGTGACGGAAGCGGCTCGGGACCACACGCTCTGCCGCAGCTGCCGCTTGACGCGCACGATCCCCGTTTTGACCGACGATGCCGCTCGCCTCGGTTGGGCCAAGATCGAGCGGGCCAAACGACGACTGCTTTACACCTTGTTCGCCTTGAGGTTGCCCGTCAGTCCGCTCTCGGAGGATCCGCACGGTGTGGCCTTCGAGATCCTGTTACCCCAAGAGGGCGCACCCGTGACGACGGGCCATGCCCACGGTGTGGTGACCTTGAACGTGGCCGAGGCCGACGATCCGTTTCGGGAGCAAGTCCGGGTGGATCTGAACGAACCGTATCGCACCTTGCTGGGACACTTACGACACGAGATCGGCCACCATTACTGGGAACGCCTTGTCGAGCCTGTGCCCGCAGCGCTGAACGCGTTTCGTTCCCTGTTCGGCGACGAGAGGCACCCCTACGATGAAGCTCTCGCCCGTCACTACGAACAAGGCCCCCCATCAGACTGGAACGAACGTCACGTCAGCGCATACGCGTCGATGCATCCCTGGGAAGACTGGGCCGAGACTTACGCCCACTATCTTCACATGGTGGATACCGTCGACACAGCCCGCGCCTACGGCATGAGGCTTCATCCAAGGCCCACGGGCAAGGCGCCGGCGACACCCGGCCTTGCGCCCGCGGTGCCGGCATCGGACGGCTTCGGCGCCCTGGTCAACGCCTGGTACCCGCTGACCTTTGCGCTCAACAGCCTCAACCGCTCCATGGGACACCCGGATTGGTATCCCTTCATTTTGCCGCCGCCCGCCCTCGAAAAGCTGCGCTTCGTTCATCAGGTGCTCGAACGCCGGACCTTCGTTACGTAA
- a CDS encoding class II fumarate hydratase yields MQNTRVEHDALGSIEVSVDRLWGAQTQRSLENFPIGRHRMPLPIVAALTLIKKAAALENAARGALDPHLAEGIQRACDEILDGRHDDEFPLSVWQTGSGTHTNMNVNEVIANRASEILGGQRGHKAPIHPNDHVNLAQSSNDVFSAAIYMAATVQIEARLLPALHALEQAFERHAQAWQGVVKIGRTHGQDATPLTAGQEASGWAAQLGSMREEVARAARLLRRLAIGGTAVGTGQNAPAGWGESMALRLSTFTGLTFTSAPNKFEALSSHDGFVSVSGALSGVAAALTKIGNDLRLLASGPRCGLQELALPANEPGSSIMPGKVNPSQIEALLMVCARVAGNHTTIFIAAASGSLQLNVAKPVLAYALLESCDLLADAATSFRLRCVDGLALQETRIAEHLERSLMLATALSPEIGYDKAAALAQRALAEGITLREAVQRTGALALERFDELVRPSRMI; encoded by the coding sequence ATGCAGAACACGCGCGTGGAGCACGATGCACTCGGCTCGATCGAGGTCTCCGTCGACAGGCTCTGGGGTGCCCAGACCCAGCGCTCGCTCGAGAATTTTCCCATCGGTCGGCACCGCATGCCGCTTCCGATCGTGGCGGCGCTGACGCTCATCAAAAAAGCCGCCGCGCTCGAGAACGCCGCGCGCGGCGCCTTGGATCCGCACCTGGCGGAAGGCATCCAAAGGGCGTGCGACGAGATCTTGGATGGACGTCACGACGACGAGTTTCCGCTTTCGGTCTGGCAAACAGGCAGCGGCACCCACACGAACATGAACGTGAATGAGGTAATCGCCAACCGGGCCAGCGAGATCCTGGGAGGTCAACGCGGTCACAAAGCACCCATTCATCCCAACGATCACGTCAACTTGGCGCAATCCTCGAACGATGTGTTCTCGGCGGCGATCTACATGGCCGCAACGGTCCAGATCGAAGCCCGTCTGCTCCCCGCTCTGCATGCGTTGGAGCAAGCCTTCGAGCGCCACGCACAGGCGTGGCAAGGTGTGGTGAAGATCGGGCGCACCCACGGCCAGGACGCCACGCCGCTTACCGCCGGGCAGGAGGCCAGCGGCTGGGCAGCCCAGCTGGGCAGCATGCGTGAGGAGGTGGCGCGAGCCGCACGGCTCTTGAGACGACTGGCCATCGGAGGCACCGCCGTGGGCACGGGCCAAAATGCGCCCGCCGGATGGGGCGAGAGCATGGCCCTTCGGCTGAGTACGTTCACGGGCCTGACCTTCACATCGGCACCCAACAAATTCGAGGCACTCTCGAGTCACGATGGCTTCGTATCCGTCTCGGGTGCGCTGTCCGGCGTGGCCGCAGCGCTCACCAAGATCGGCAACGATCTGCGGCTCTTGGCCTCGGGGCCGCGTTGCGGCCTCCAAGAGCTCGCGCTGCCCGCCAACGAACCCGGCAGCTCCATCATGCCCGGCAAGGTGAATCCATCGCAGATCGAAGCGCTCCTCATGGTCTGCGCGCGGGTGGCGGGCAACCACACGACCATCTTCATCGCAGCGGCCTCCGGCTCTCTTCAGCTCAACGTCGCCAAGCCCGTACTGGCCTATGCTCTTTTGGAATCGTGCGACTTGCTCGCGGATGCGGCCACGTCCTTTCGTCTTCGCTGCGTCGACGGGCTCGCTCTCCAGGAAACGCGGATCGCGGAGCACCTCGAGCGGTCGTTGATGCTGGCCACGGCCCTGTCGCCCGAGATTGGCTACGACAAGGCCGCGGCCCTCGCGCAGCGGGCCCTTGCAGAGGGCATCACGCTCCGCGAAGCCGTGCAGCGCACGGGGGCGCTCGCCCTCGAGCGGTTCGACGAGTTGGTGCGCCCGTCGCGCATGATCTGA
- a CDS encoding VTT domain-containing protein, with protein sequence MTAPVAIDGSALASNPCLLRPGETCSSVADAEQVSFLIDAEDFVAALRMVFARARHTIYIVGWDVDTRTPLPPGKDEPGARTETLLALLNRLLETRPELRVYVLSWDFALLYSLERQAFPSYRFAWQGHERLAFALEGASATWASHHQKIVVVDDAVAFVGGIDLTVRRWDSSAHAPHDSRRVGPGRKAYGPMHDVALGVAGPVAERLGALFRQRWHDATGTRLAAPGPSSLRLPQSDLEGVPVAIARTTTVAHSPPVREIETLLVEAIGQAERFVLIESQFLTSAAIGHALAKKLSQVAGPEVLAILPLRESGWLEQESLGVLRARLLGRLAAADTHGRLRVLYPEVGRGRSAVPVYVHSKVVVIDDRFVKVGSANMSNRSMGLDTECDLALVAEGPRAADISRAIRTFRSRLLSEHLGCTLAQFEAEYAHRGCLRVCLDTLSTGSRGLRPLDWKREPGFDFSFYDGLVCDPERPLDAEALLRMMMPEAHRSGARRTLLIYLGLAGVALALVAAFEFTSLATWFHPETLATSAASALEHPAGMVGVFIAAVVALCLFAPITLLLTAGALLLPPWTAFGMLYTVAMTSAALSFWLGRFMGLPSLGRLLSRGAERLSRHLQRGGFMAVLTARLLPVGNFGAINLIAGALRVPFASYMIANVVGLLPGLTLICLVGARVVAWWKHPTVVNLSIALLVLAAVAGLLAAARYLFRKRRGR encoded by the coding sequence ATGACAGCTCCGGTCGCCATCGACGGGTCTGCACTTGCGTCGAACCCGTGCCTCCTGCGTCCGGGTGAGACCTGCTCGAGCGTGGCGGACGCCGAGCAGGTTTCGTTCCTCATTGATGCAGAGGACTTCGTGGCTGCGTTGCGCATGGTCTTTGCCCGCGCGCGCCACACCATCTACATCGTGGGATGGGACGTCGACACCCGGACGCCGCTTCCGCCCGGCAAAGACGAGCCGGGCGCCAGAACGGAGACGCTGCTTGCGTTGTTGAACCGCTTGCTCGAGACCCGCCCGGAGCTGCGCGTGTACGTGTTGTCGTGGGATTTTGCGCTGCTCTACAGCCTCGAGCGGCAGGCGTTTCCCAGTTACCGCTTTGCGTGGCAGGGTCACGAGCGGCTCGCGTTCGCGCTGGAGGGCGCTTCGGCCACCTGGGCGTCTCATCACCAAAAGATCGTCGTGGTGGACGATGCGGTGGCCTTTGTCGGAGGGATCGATCTCACCGTCAGGCGATGGGACAGCTCCGCCCACGCCCCTCACGATTCCCGTCGTGTGGGGCCGGGGCGTAAGGCCTACGGACCCATGCATGACGTTGCGCTGGGGGTGGCGGGGCCTGTGGCCGAGAGGCTGGGCGCACTCTTTCGGCAGCGCTGGCACGACGCCACGGGGACCCGCCTGGCCGCCCCAGGCCCCTCATCGCTTCGCCTCCCACAAAGTGATCTCGAGGGCGTTCCCGTGGCCATCGCCCGTACCACGACGGTCGCCCACAGCCCGCCCGTCCGAGAGATCGAAACCCTGCTCGTCGAGGCGATAGGCCAAGCGGAGCGTTTCGTGCTGATCGAGAGCCAGTTCCTCACGTCGGCGGCCATCGGCCATGCGCTGGCCAAAAAGTTGAGCCAGGTTGCCGGGCCCGAGGTGCTGGCCATCCTGCCGCTGCGCGAGTCGGGTTGGCTCGAGCAGGAGTCGCTGGGCGTGCTCCGTGCGCGCCTGCTGGGCCGCCTCGCAGCCGCCGACACGCATGGCCGCCTTCGCGTGCTGTATCCGGAGGTTGGTCGCGGCCGCAGCGCGGTGCCGGTGTACGTGCACTCGAAAGTCGTGGTGATCGACGATCGTTTCGTGAAGGTGGGCTCTGCCAACATGAGCAACCGTTCGATGGGCCTCGACACCGAATGCGATCTTGCCCTGGTGGCGGAGGGCCCCCGCGCAGCGGACATCTCACGCGCGATCCGGACCTTCCGGTCGCGCTTGCTGTCCGAACACCTCGGCTGTACCCTGGCGCAGTTCGAGGCAGAGTACGCCCACCGTGGTTGTCTGCGGGTGTGTCTGGATACCCTTTCCACAGGCTCCCGGGGCTTGCGGCCACTCGACTGGAAACGGGAGCCCGGGTTCGATTTTTCTTTCTACGATGGCCTCGTTTGTGATCCCGAGCGGCCGCTCGACGCCGAGGCGCTGCTGCGCATGATGATGCCCGAAGCCCATCGCTCGGGCGCGCGCCGCACGTTGCTGATCTACCTGGGACTTGCCGGCGTGGCCTTGGCCCTGGTGGCCGCGTTCGAGTTCACCTCGCTCGCCACGTGGTTTCACCCCGAAACCCTGGCGACCTCAGCCGCCTCGGCCCTCGAACACCCGGCAGGCATGGTGGGCGTGTTCATCGCCGCAGTGGTTGCTTTGTGTTTGTTCGCCCCGATCACCTTGCTGCTCACGGCGGGGGCGTTGCTTCTGCCACCCTGGACGGCCTTCGGGATGCTCTATACGGTCGCCATGACCTCGGCGGCGCTCTCGTTCTGGCTCGGGCGCTTCATGGGCTTGCCGTCGCTTGGCCGCCTGCTCTCGCGGGGTGCGGAGCGGCTCAGCCGACACCTGCAGCGGGGGGGCTTCATGGCCGTCCTGACGGCGCGTCTGCTTCCCGTGGGCAACTTCGGTGCGATCAACCTCATTGCGGGCGCCCTGCGGGTTCCGTTCGCGTCGTACATGATCGCAAACGTCGTGGGGCTCTTGCCGGGCCTCACCCTGATCTGTCTCGTCGGCGCGCGGGTGGTGGCCTGGTGGAAACATCCCACCGTCGTGAACCTGTCCATCGCCTTGCTCGTTCTGGCGGCGGTGGCCGGGTTACTCGCCGCCGCGAGATACCTCTTTCGGAAGCGGCGCGGGCGCTGA
- a CDS encoding endonuclease/exonuclease/phosphatase family protein yields MADEAHGLRPPLRIVSYNVHGCRGTDGVHDPERIGAVVAALDADLVGLQEVSSRTELDRGPSDLERVAQVAGLHVCPGPVRHKVTGPYGNALLSRWPAEAVRRVDLSVGHHEPRGALDVELVALRLKVRVIVTHLGLSPGERRLQARKLVAFVTAHDGWADLTVLLGDLNEWFTWGRSLRWLHRQFGHCPGVATFPSMMPALALDRIWAKPREALTGIARAWDARTRRASDHLPIVATVVWPRP; encoded by the coding sequence ATGGCAGATGAAGCGCACGGCCTTCGGCCCCCGTTGCGCATCGTCAGTTACAACGTGCACGGCTGTCGGGGCACGGACGGTGTACATGACCCCGAGCGGATAGGCGCCGTCGTGGCAGCACTCGACGCCGACCTCGTCGGCCTTCAGGAGGTGAGCTCTCGCACCGAGCTCGACCGTGGCCCCTCGGATCTCGAGCGCGTCGCCCAGGTGGCGGGCCTGCACGTGTGTCCGGGGCCCGTTCGCCACAAGGTCACAGGGCCCTACGGAAACGCCTTGCTCAGCCGCTGGCCGGCCGAGGCGGTGCGTCGGGTGGACTTGAGCGTGGGACACCACGAGCCCCGGGGGGCGCTGGACGTCGAGCTCGTCGCGTTGAGGCTCAAGGTCAGGGTGATCGTGACGCACCTTGGGCTATCGCCGGGGGAGCGCCGCTTGCAAGCGCGCAAGCTCGTTGCCTTCGTGACCGCGCACGATGGCTGGGCGGATCTGACGGTGCTCTTGGGCGATCTCAACGAGTGGTTCACGTGGGGCCGTTCGCTGCGTTGGCTACATCGCCAATTTGGACACTGTCCGGGCGTGGCCACGTTTCCGTCGATGATGCCTGCCCTGGCGCTCGACCGAATCTGGGCCAAGCCCCGCGAGGCGTTGACGGGGATCGCGCGCGCCTGGGACGCCCGCACCCGCCGCGCGTCCGACCACCTTCCCATCGTGGCCACCGTGGTGTGGCCCCGCCCGTGA
- a CDS encoding AI-2E family transporter, giving the protein MSRAVKSQSPQAAGETSPQPAAGVPPPNRRFAFWCLFAAMLIWGATLFPFWKPLLMASLLAAAVSGIHERICQALRGRRWIAAAVVTLAVNILILLPIAGLVAMAVSQFDEVIALVQTFIAERGYQSLVEALPEALRTRVEEFIATLPTTLSSLASKGVTASVARQAVGGLTVMGSLLTQFVLMIVALYFLLMDGPRLRGWMVQVLPLHPTRTGAIVQRFRETSRTILGANLLTSIIQASIATVGYLIAGVPQALFFGLLTFFTSFFPGIGTAIVSLPVAAGMALAGHLYAAVFLAVWSMVAVGLVDNVVRPYLARGNTHSHGAVVLFAILGSISLFGAIGLVLGPLALSAFLTMLDLWQRISAGDLPSEAQTDSAVVAARR; this is encoded by the coding sequence ATGAGCCGCGCCGTGAAGAGTCAGAGCCCGCAAGCAGCGGGAGAGACCTCCCCGCAGCCCGCCGCCGGCGTGCCGCCGCCCAACCGCCGCTTCGCGTTTTGGTGTTTGTTCGCGGCGATGCTGATCTGGGGCGCCACACTGTTTCCGTTCTGGAAACCTCTGCTCATGGCGAGCCTCCTTGCGGCCGCGGTTTCCGGCATTCACGAGCGCATCTGCCAGGCCCTGCGCGGGCGGCGCTGGATCGCGGCGGCCGTCGTGACCCTCGCCGTCAACATCCTCATCCTGCTGCCCATCGCGGGCCTGGTCGCCATGGCCGTCTCCCAGTTCGACGAGGTGATCGCGCTGGTCCAGACCTTCATCGCCGAGCGGGGATACCAGTCCCTCGTCGAGGCTCTCCCGGAGGCCCTCCGTACCCGCGTCGAGGAGTTCATCGCCACCTTGCCCACCACGCTGTCGTCCTTGGCCAGCAAGGGCGTGACCGCGTCTGTTGCGCGACAGGCCGTGGGAGGTCTCACGGTGATGGGCTCCCTGCTCACGCAGTTCGTGCTCATGATCGTCGCGCTCTATTTTTTGCTGATGGATGGCCCCCGCTTGCGAGGGTGGATGGTTCAGGTTTTGCCCCTGCACCCGACCCGCACCGGCGCCATCGTGCAAAGGTTCCGTGAGACGTCGCGCACCATCCTCGGCGCCAACCTCCTGACCTCGATCATTCAAGCCAGCATCGCCACCGTGGGGTACCTGATAGCCGGAGTCCCTCAGGCGCTGTTCTTCGGCTTGCTCACCTTCTTCACGTCCTTTTTTCCCGGCATCGGCACGGCGATCGTGTCACTCCCCGTGGCCGCCGGCATGGCCCTGGCCGGACACCTCTACGCAGCGGTCTTTCTGGCAGTCTGGTCCATGGTGGCCGTGGGACTGGTCGACAACGTCGTGCGGCCCTATCTGGCCCGCGGCAATACGCACTCACACGGCGCCGTGGTGCTCTTTGCGATCCTTGGCAGCATCTCCCTCTTCGGGGCGATCGGTCTCGTGCTGGGTCCCTTGGCCCTGAGCGCGTTTCTGACCATGCTCGATTTGTGGCAGCGGATCAGTGCAGGCGACCTACCAAGCGAGGCGCAAACCGATAGCGCCGTTGTCGCGGCCCGCCGCTGA
- a CDS encoding tryptophan-rich sensory protein encodes MTPSRTCAWGSKSWVRHAVAGGLIVGGTVAAALVGAKASGSGRWYRRLKKPRGTPPAKVFGPVWTFLYASMAYSAWRVFRAEDSRARQRALGFWTAQLALNAAWSPLFFGAHRLRAALAVSTALVPAIGAYAAEARKVDGLAAGLMLPYLGWSGYATYLNAGLVMKNR; translated from the coding sequence ATGACACCGAGCCGCACCTGCGCGTGGGGATCGAAGAGCTGGGTGAGACATGCTGTCGCCGGCGGGCTCATCGTCGGAGGCACCGTTGCCGCGGCCCTCGTGGGCGCGAAGGCCTCGGGGTCGGGCCGCTGGTATCGCCGTCTGAAAAAACCGCGGGGTACCCCACCGGCGAAGGTTTTTGGTCCCGTCTGGACCTTCCTTTACGCCAGCATGGCCTACTCCGCGTGGCGCGTGTTCCGAGCGGAGGACTCCCGGGCGAGGCAGCGCGCGCTCGGCTTCTGGACCGCGCAGCTGGCACTCAACGCTGCTTGGTCGCCACTTTTTTTCGGCGCGCACCGCCTGCGGGCGGCGCTCGCGGTCTCGACCGCGCTCGTGCCTGCGATCGGAGCTTATGCGGCCGAGGCCCGCAAAGTCGACGGCCTGGCGGCGGGTCTGATGCTGCCCTATCTCGGTTGGAGCGGGTACGCCACTTACCTGAACGCGGGCTTGGTGATGAAGAACAGATGA